One stretch of Arachis duranensis cultivar V14167 chromosome 1, aradu.V14167.gnm2.J7QH, whole genome shotgun sequence DNA includes these proteins:
- the LOC107484269 gene encoding putative invertase inhibitor, translating into MLKPPSLFLLLLIITITPLVTCSITLMSPKDLVDQTCQKCANQSKILSYPLCSTSLPVIPVSHSANLQGLALIAMELALENVTSSIETIDKLLDDENVSSIIDNLKDCMELYSDAAWTIVNSIGAFLSGNYEVPINWMSSVMESASTCQQGFGKKGEGSPLTTENYNLFQLCGIAVCIIQMSNPAAKAS; encoded by the coding sequence atgctGAAACCTCCATCATTATTCTTGCTGCTTCTCATCATCACAATTACCCCACTAGTAACATGCTCAATAACATTGATGTCTCCAAAGGACTTGGTTGATCAAACATGCCAGAAATGCGCAAACCAATCAAAGATCCTGAGCTACCCTCTATGCTCAACGTCCCTCCCTGTAATCCCTGTGAGCCACTCGGCGAACCTCCAAGGTCTCGCGCTGATCGCAATGGAGCTAGCACTAGAGAACGTAACAAGCTCAATTGAAACCATAGACAAATTATTGGATGATGAAAATGTAAGCAGCATTATTGATAACTTGAAAGATTGCATGGAGCTGTACAGTGATGCGGCGTGGACAATAGTGAATTCAATAGGGGCATTCTTGTCAGGGAACTATGAAGTGCCAATTAATTGGATGAGTTCTGTTATGGAATCTGCATCAACATGCCAGCAAGGGTTTGGGAAAAAGGGTGAGGGTTCTCCATTGACAACGGAGAATTACAATCTTTTCCAGTTATGTGGTATTGCAGTTTGCATCATCCAAATGTCTAACCCAGCTGCCAAAGCTTCTtag